The Glycine soja cultivar W05 chromosome 3, ASM419377v2, whole genome shotgun sequence genome window below encodes:
- the LOC114407721 gene encoding GRF1-interacting factor 1-like isoform X2, which yields MQQHLMQMQPMMAAYYPNNVTTDHIQQYLDENKSLILKIVESQNSGKLSECAENQARLQRNLMYLAAIADSQPQPPTMPGQYPPSGMMQQGAHYMQAQQQTQQMSPQQLMAARSSLLYAQQPYSALQQQQAMHSALGSSSGLHMLQSEGSNVNVGSGSGSVGGGFPDLVRGGGGGGGSTGEGLHSGGRGIMGSSKQEIGGSSEGRGGGSSEGGENLYLKIADDGN from the exons ATGCAGCAGCACCTGATGCAGATGCAGCCTATGATGGCAGCCTACTACCCCAACAACGTCACTACTGATCACATTCAGCAG TATCTGGATGAGAACAAGTCCTTAATTCTGAAGATTGTTGAAAGCCAGAATTCAGGCAAGCTTAGCGAGTGTGCCGA GAACCAAGCAAGGCTTCAGAGAAATCTCATGTACTTAGCTGCAATAGCTGATTCTCAACCCCAACCACCCACCATGCCTGGTCAG TACCCTCCGAGTGGGATGATGCAGCAGGGAGCACACTACATGCAGGCTCAACAACAGACACAGCAGATGTCACCACAACAACTAATGGCGGCACGCTCGTCCCTTTTGTACGCACAGCAGCCATACTCAGCACTTCAACAGCAGCAAGCCATGCACAGTGCACTCGGGTCGAGTTCAGGACTCCACATGCTGCAAAGTGAAGGCAGCAATGTGAATGTGGGATCAGGCAGTGGCTCTGTAGGAGGAGGGTTTCCTGACTTGGTGcgcggtggtggtggtggcggtggCTCGACAGGGGAGGGTTTGCACAGTGGTGGAAGGGGTATCATGGGAAGTAGCAAGCAGGAAATTGGGGGTTCAAGTGAAGGCCGAGGTGGGGGAAGCTCAGAGGGTGGTGAAAACCTTTACCTCAAAATTGCCGACGATGGAAACTAG
- the LOC114407721 gene encoding GRF1-interacting factor 1-like isoform X1 produces the protein MFGSLFHFPHCLLHVLHQSFYDACFSQRYLRSHFLTFQITMSESEYALFGDHKPSPYQNYLDENKSLILKIVESQNSGKLSECAENQARLQRNLMYLAAIADSQPQPPTMPGQYPPSGMMQQGAHYMQAQQQTQQMSPQQLMAARSSLLYAQQPYSALQQQQAMHSALGSSSGLHMLQSEGSNVNVGSGSGSVGGGFPDLVRGGGGGGGSTGEGLHSGGRGIMGSSKQEIGGSSEGRGGGSSEGGENLYLKIADDGN, from the exons atGTTCGGGTCTTTGTTCCATTTTCCACACTGTCTACTACATGTGCTGCATCAGAGCTTTTATGACGCGTGCTTTTCTCAGCGCTACCTCAGATCACATTTTCTCACCTTTCAGATCACAATGTCTGAATCCGAATATGCTTTGTTTGGAGATCACAAACCTTCTCCCTATCAAAAC TATCTGGATGAGAACAAGTCCTTAATTCTGAAGATTGTTGAAAGCCAGAATTCAGGCAAGCTTAGCGAGTGTGCCGA GAACCAAGCAAGGCTTCAGAGAAATCTCATGTACTTAGCTGCAATAGCTGATTCTCAACCCCAACCACCCACCATGCCTGGTCAG TACCCTCCGAGTGGGATGATGCAGCAGGGAGCACACTACATGCAGGCTCAACAACAGACACAGCAGATGTCACCACAACAACTAATGGCGGCACGCTCGTCCCTTTTGTACGCACAGCAGCCATACTCAGCACTTCAACAGCAGCAAGCCATGCACAGTGCACTCGGGTCGAGTTCAGGACTCCACATGCTGCAAAGTGAAGGCAGCAATGTGAATGTGGGATCAGGCAGTGGCTCTGTAGGAGGAGGGTTTCCTGACTTGGTGcgcggtggtggtggtggcggtggCTCGACAGGGGAGGGTTTGCACAGTGGTGGAAGGGGTATCATGGGAAGTAGCAAGCAGGAAATTGGGGGTTCAAGTGAAGGCCGAGGTGGGGGAAGCTCAGAGGGTGGTGAAAACCTTTACCTCAAAATTGCCGACGATGGAAACTAG